The Henckelia pumila isolate YLH828 chromosome 2, ASM3356847v2, whole genome shotgun sequence genome includes a window with the following:
- the LOC140880294 gene encoding phosphopantothenate--cysteine ligase 2-like isoform X3 — protein sequence MDVSNGLESFEETTSAEVKSFFDSSPPLKDGDEIRRRVEEFVEKRCSPAGMFVGFNPLDRFNERNNRVVCVTSGGTTVPLEQRCVRYIDNFSSGHRGAASTEYFLKAGYSVIFLYRRGTCQPYCRYLPDDPLLECFDVIDGSTVTVHPAHAEKVKTAIGENHAAIRGSLLKLPFTTIFEYLQLLRLVAFSMSCLGSRALFYLAAAVSDFYVPWESMAEHKIQSGLGPLDMRLNQAPKMLSVLRKDWAPVAFCISFKLETDTMILLKKAGLALKKYKMHMVVANELLTRKDEVIVVTESGNIVVQRDKTQPGADVESPLIELIVDRHSSYIDSV from the exons ATGGATGTTTCAAATGGCTTGGAGTCTTTTGAAGAAACGACATCTGCGGAAGTTAAATCTTTCTTTGATTCATCTCCTCCATTAAAAGATGGTGATGAAATCAGAAGAAGAGTAGAAGAATTTGTGGAAAAGAGATGTTCACCAGCAGGCATGTTTGTTGGTTTTAACCCCCTAGATAGAT TCAATGAAAGAAACAATAGGGTGGTATGCGTGACATCTGGTGGGACAACTGTTCCCTTGGAACAGCGGTGTGTTCGTTATATTGACAACTTCAGCTCTGGTCACAGGGGAGCAGCATCGACGGA ATACTTTTTGAAGGCTGGATATTCTGTGATATTTCTTTATCGAAG AGGAACATGCCAACCATATTGTCGATATCTTCCTGATGATCCACTGCTTGAATGTTTTGACGTCATAGATGGATCAACTGTTACag TGCACCCGGCGCATGCTGAGAAGGTGAAGACAGCCATCGGTGAAAATCATGCG GCTATCAGAGGTAGCTTGTTGAAACTTCCCTTCACAACCATATTTGAGTACCTGCAG CTTTTGCGGTTGGTTGCCTTTTCTATGAGTTGTCTTGGATCAAGAGCTTTGTTCTATCTTGCTGCAGCAGTTTCTGATTTTTATGTTCCTTGGGAGAGCATG GCAGAGCATAAAATTCAATCTGGCTTAGGTCCTCTGGATATGCGCCTCAATCAGGCCCCGAAGATGCTCTCTGTGCTCAGGAAAGATTGGGCACCTGTAGCCTTCTGCATATCATTTAAG CTAGAAACAGATACAATGATTCTGCTGAAGAAGGCTGGTTTAGCTCTGAAAAAGTATAAAATGCATATGGTGGTAGCGAACGAGCTTCTAACCCGTAAAGATGAAGTTATAGTTGTCACTGAGAGTGGAAATATTGTGGTTCAACGCGATAAAACTCAGCCTGGTGCTGATGTTGAAAGCCCACTGATTGAACTAATCGTGGACAGGCATTCTTCTTATATAGATTCTGTTTGA
- the LOC140880294 gene encoding phosphopantothenate--cysteine ligase 2-like isoform X1 yields the protein MYFSSFRVLLCANQLDRSMDVSNGLESFEETTSAEVKSFFDSSPPLKDGDEIRRRVEEFVEKRCSPAGMFVGFNPLDRFNERNNRVVCVTSGGTTVPLEQRCVRYIDNFSSGHRGAASTEYFLKAGYSVIFLYRRGTCQPYCRYLPDDPLLECFDVIDGSTVTVHPAHAEKVKTAIGENHAAIRGSLLKLPFTTIFEYLQLLRLVAFSMSCLGSRALFYLAAAVSDFYVPWESMAEHKIQSGLGPLDMRLNQAPKMLSVLRKDWAPVAFCISFKLETDTMILLKKAGLALKKYKMHMVVANELLTRKDEVIVVTESGNIVVQRDKTQPGADVESPLIELIVDRHSSYIDSV from the exons ATGTATTTTTCTAGTTTCAGAGTTTTGCTCTGCGCTAATCAGCTAGATCGTTCAATGGATGTTTCAAATGGCTTGGAGTCTTTTGAAGAAACGACATCTGCGGAAGTTAAATCTTTCTTTGATTCATCTCCTCCATTAAAAGATGGTGATGAAATCAGAAGAAGAGTAGAAGAATTTGTGGAAAAGAGATGTTCACCAGCAGGCATGTTTGTTGGTTTTAACCCCCTAGATAGAT TCAATGAAAGAAACAATAGGGTGGTATGCGTGACATCTGGTGGGACAACTGTTCCCTTGGAACAGCGGTGTGTTCGTTATATTGACAACTTCAGCTCTGGTCACAGGGGAGCAGCATCGACGGA ATACTTTTTGAAGGCTGGATATTCTGTGATATTTCTTTATCGAAG AGGAACATGCCAACCATATTGTCGATATCTTCCTGATGATCCACTGCTTGAATGTTTTGACGTCATAGATGGATCAACTGTTACag TGCACCCGGCGCATGCTGAGAAGGTGAAGACAGCCATCGGTGAAAATCATGCG GCTATCAGAGGTAGCTTGTTGAAACTTCCCTTCACAACCATATTTGAGTACCTGCAG CTTTTGCGGTTGGTTGCCTTTTCTATGAGTTGTCTTGGATCAAGAGCTTTGTTCTATCTTGCTGCAGCAGTTTCTGATTTTTATGTTCCTTGGGAGAGCATG GCAGAGCATAAAATTCAATCTGGCTTAGGTCCTCTGGATATGCGCCTCAATCAGGCCCCGAAGATGCTCTCTGTGCTCAGGAAAGATTGGGCACCTGTAGCCTTCTGCATATCATTTAAG CTAGAAACAGATACAATGATTCTGCTGAAGAAGGCTGGTTTAGCTCTGAAAAAGTATAAAATGCATATGGTGGTAGCGAACGAGCTTCTAACCCGTAAAGATGAAGTTATAGTTGTCACTGAGAGTGGAAATATTGTGGTTCAACGCGATAAAACTCAGCCTGGTGCTGATGTTGAAAGCCCACTGATTGAACTAATCGTGGACAGGCATTCTTCTTATATAGATTCTGTTTGA
- the LOC140880294 gene encoding phosphopantothenate--cysteine ligase 2-like isoform X2 — translation MYFSSFRVLLCANQLDRSMDVSNGLESFEETTSAEVKSFFDSSPPLKDGDEIRRRVEEFVEKRCSPAVNERNNRVVCVTSGGTTVPLEQRCVRYIDNFSSGHRGAASTEYFLKAGYSVIFLYRRGTCQPYCRYLPDDPLLECFDVIDGSTVTVHPAHAEKVKTAIGENHAAIRGSLLKLPFTTIFEYLQLLRLVAFSMSCLGSRALFYLAAAVSDFYVPWESMAEHKIQSGLGPLDMRLNQAPKMLSVLRKDWAPVAFCISFKLETDTMILLKKAGLALKKYKMHMVVANELLTRKDEVIVVTESGNIVVQRDKTQPGADVESPLIELIVDRHSSYIDSV, via the exons ATGTATTTTTCTAGTTTCAGAGTTTTGCTCTGCGCTAATCAGCTAGATCGTTCAATGGATGTTTCAAATGGCTTGGAGTCTTTTGAAGAAACGACATCTGCGGAAGTTAAATCTTTCTTTGATTCATCTCCTCCATTAAAAGATGGTGATGAAATCAGAAGAAGAGTAGAAGAATTTGTGGAAAAGAGATGTTCACCAGCAG TCAATGAAAGAAACAATAGGGTGGTATGCGTGACATCTGGTGGGACAACTGTTCCCTTGGAACAGCGGTGTGTTCGTTATATTGACAACTTCAGCTCTGGTCACAGGGGAGCAGCATCGACGGA ATACTTTTTGAAGGCTGGATATTCTGTGATATTTCTTTATCGAAG AGGAACATGCCAACCATATTGTCGATATCTTCCTGATGATCCACTGCTTGAATGTTTTGACGTCATAGATGGATCAACTGTTACag TGCACCCGGCGCATGCTGAGAAGGTGAAGACAGCCATCGGTGAAAATCATGCG GCTATCAGAGGTAGCTTGTTGAAACTTCCCTTCACAACCATATTTGAGTACCTGCAG CTTTTGCGGTTGGTTGCCTTTTCTATGAGTTGTCTTGGATCAAGAGCTTTGTTCTATCTTGCTGCAGCAGTTTCTGATTTTTATGTTCCTTGGGAGAGCATG GCAGAGCATAAAATTCAATCTGGCTTAGGTCCTCTGGATATGCGCCTCAATCAGGCCCCGAAGATGCTCTCTGTGCTCAGGAAAGATTGGGCACCTGTAGCCTTCTGCATATCATTTAAG CTAGAAACAGATACAATGATTCTGCTGAAGAAGGCTGGTTTAGCTCTGAAAAAGTATAAAATGCATATGGTGGTAGCGAACGAGCTTCTAACCCGTAAAGATGAAGTTATAGTTGTCACTGAGAGTGGAAATATTGTGGTTCAACGCGATAAAACTCAGCCTGGTGCTGATGTTGAAAGCCCACTGATTGAACTAATCGTGGACAGGCATTCTTCTTATATAGATTCTGTTTGA